One genomic window of Microbacterium sp. BH-3-3-3 includes the following:
- a CDS encoding glycosyltransferase, which produces MTTYLLAGGGTAGHVNPLLAVADGLRARDASADVLVLGTREGLEARLVPLRGYELLTVAKVPFPRRPNRAAAVFPAQFLRAVAVVRRLIRERGVDVVVGFGGYAAAPAYVAARRERVPFVVHEANAKPGLANVLGARGAAGVGVAFEGTPLRGARVVGMPLRREIVELDPAALRDEAATHFGLDAARPTLLVFGGSLGALRLNAAFGEAWRDVLDAGWQLLHVTGQNSDLPDPGVDGYAVVRYVDRMDLAFAFADFIVSRSGAATVSEISALGIPAVYVPYAVGNGEQRLNAAAAVRAGAALLVDDADLTPERVRSEVVPLLRDDERRNTMRSAAARTGIRAGTENVIALVDEALAR; this is translated from the coding sequence GTGACGACTTACCTCCTCGCCGGCGGCGGTACCGCCGGGCACGTGAACCCCCTCCTCGCCGTCGCCGACGGTCTGCGCGCGCGCGACGCGTCGGCCGACGTGCTGGTGCTGGGCACCCGCGAGGGTCTTGAGGCCCGCCTCGTGCCGCTGCGGGGCTACGAGCTGCTCACGGTGGCGAAGGTGCCGTTCCCGCGTCGACCCAACCGGGCAGCGGCCGTGTTCCCGGCCCAGTTCCTGCGGGCGGTCGCGGTGGTGCGCCGCCTGATCCGCGAGCGTGGTGTCGACGTCGTGGTGGGCTTCGGCGGCTATGCCGCAGCCCCCGCGTACGTCGCGGCGCGCCGCGAGCGGGTGCCCTTCGTGGTGCACGAGGCCAACGCCAAGCCGGGGCTGGCGAACGTGCTCGGAGCGCGGGGGGCGGCGGGGGTGGGTGTGGCCTTCGAGGGCACACCGCTGCGCGGCGCGCGTGTGGTGGGCATGCCGCTGCGGCGCGAGATCGTCGAGCTCGACCCCGCGGCCCTCCGCGACGAGGCCGCCACCCATTTCGGGTTGGATGCCGCCCGCCCCACGCTCCTCGTCTTCGGCGGCTCGCTCGGGGCGTTGCGACTGAACGCGGCGTTCGGCGAGGCATGGCGAGACGTGCTCGACGCCGGTTGGCAGCTGCTGCACGTCACCGGGCAGAACTCCGACCTGCCCGACCCCGGCGTCGACGGGTACGCCGTCGTGCGGTACGTCGACCGCATGGACCTCGCGTTCGCCTTCGCCGACTTCATCGTCTCTCGCTCGGGTGCGGCCACCGTGAGCGAGATCAGTGCTCTCGGCATCCCCGCCGTGTACGTGCCCTACGCCGTCGGCAACGGCGAGCAGCGGCTGAACGCCGCGGCGGCGGTCCGCGCGGGCGCCGCCCTGCTCGTCGACGACGCGGACCTCACCCCCGAGCGCGTGCGGAGCGAGGTGGTGCCGCTGCTGCGCGACGACGAGCGCCGCAACACCATGCGCTCCGCGGCCGCGCGCACCGGCATCCGGGCCGGGACCGAGAACGTCATCGCCCTCGTCGACGAGGCGCTCGCCCGCTGA
- the ftsW gene encoding putative lipid II flippase FtsW, which produces MTTTAPRSRQTPDEPARAGLAARVSLGRAFRPVPSEFLLITSAALLLTGFGLVMVLSATSALDGAQSPFEHVLKQGVFAVIGIPLMFVLSRAPLKFWKRMAWPALILATMFQLLVFTPLGISANGNRNWINLAGIQAQPAEFLKLALALWLGYVLFRKQTLLGNWRHVFIPIVPVAALVIATVMGGKDLGTAMILVLVLLGALFFSGVRLRIFLLPAIGAIGAVALLAITSADRMRRIMSFLDQDCIANYLGDCYQPLHGIWGLAAGGVFGVGLGNSAEKYDWLPAAANDYIFAIVGEELGLIGCIVVLALFALFAVGAFHIIRRTDDPFVRIVCGAITIWIIGQALINVAVVLRVFPVLGVPLPFMSQGGTSLLSVLIACGVLLSCARTLPDRRAVAELPARAPRRRAATAPATKTRTR; this is translated from the coding sequence GTGACCACGACGGCGCCTCGTTCCCGGCAGACCCCCGACGAGCCCGCCCGCGCGGGTCTCGCGGCGCGGGTGTCGCTCGGTCGGGCCTTCCGGCCGGTGCCGAGCGAGTTCCTGCTCATCACGTCGGCGGCGCTCCTGCTCACCGGCTTCGGCCTGGTGATGGTGCTGTCGGCCACCTCGGCTCTCGACGGTGCGCAGAGCCCGTTCGAGCACGTGCTCAAGCAGGGCGTGTTCGCCGTCATCGGCATCCCCCTGATGTTCGTGCTCAGCCGCGCCCCGCTCAAGTTCTGGAAGCGCATGGCGTGGCCGGCGTTGATCCTGGCCACGATGTTCCAGCTGCTGGTCTTCACTCCGCTGGGTATCTCGGCCAACGGAAACCGCAACTGGATCAACCTCGCGGGTATCCAGGCGCAGCCCGCCGAGTTCCTCAAGCTCGCGCTGGCGTTGTGGCTGGGCTACGTGCTCTTCCGCAAGCAGACGCTGCTCGGCAACTGGCGCCACGTGTTCATCCCGATCGTGCCGGTGGCGGCGCTGGTCATCGCCACCGTCATGGGGGGCAAAGACCTCGGCACCGCGATGATCCTCGTGCTCGTGCTGCTGGGGGCGCTGTTCTTCTCGGGGGTGCGGCTGCGCATCTTCCTGCTGCCGGCGATCGGTGCGATCGGGGCGGTGGCGCTGCTCGCCATCACCAGCGCCGACCGCATGCGGCGCATCATGAGCTTCCTCGACCAGGATTGCATCGCGAACTACCTCGGCGACTGCTACCAGCCGCTGCACGGCATCTGGGGTCTGGCCGCCGGGGGAGTGTTCGGGGTGGGCCTGGGCAACTCGGCCGAGAAGTACGACTGGCTCCCGGCCGCGGCCAACGACTACATCTTCGCCATCGTCGGCGAGGAGCTCGGTCTGATCGGCTGCATCGTCGTGCTCGCGCTGTTCGCCCTCTTCGCCGTGGGGGCGTTCCACATCATCCGCCGCACCGACGACCCGTTCGTGCGCATCGTGTGCGGCGCGATCACCATCTGGATCATCGGCCAGGCCCTGATCAACGTCGCGGTCGTGCTGCGCGTGTTCCCCGTGCTGGGTGTGCCGTTGCCGTTCATGTCGCAGGGCGGAACCTCGCTGCTGTCGGTGCTGATCGCCTGCGGCGTGCTGCTGTCGTGCGCGCGCACGCTGCCCGACCGGCGCGCCGTCGCCGAGCTTCCCGCGCGCGCCCCGCGGCGCCGTGCGGCGACCGCCCCGGCGACGAAGACCCGCACGCGCTGA
- the mraY gene encoding phospho-N-acetylmuramoyl-pentapeptide-transferase, giving the protein MRSLLTSAAISLAFTLFLTPVFLRWFRKWGWGQVIRTPENVHNPSHGAKRGTPTMGGTIFILGTMIGYFIGSYAGNNPPTISGLLVLWLMLGFGVVGFIDDYMKIRQQRSLGLSGWRKIAGQVIVVVPFAIVALNARNAFGQAPASEYISVFRDIQVLSLFALGPILGWLLYLAWISLIGTAASNSVNVADGLDGLAAGSGIFVVGAYSLMAFWQNKQMCADVLDASVQAGCYAVRDPFDLAIVSASFVGALVGFLWWNAPKAKVFMGDCGSMAIGGVIAAMAIFTRTELLLVLIAGVYVIASGSVILQRAYFKITRGKRLFLMSPLHHHLEMRGWPEVTIVVRMWIIAGLLAVSGIGFFYVEWLARV; this is encoded by the coding sequence GTGAGATCACTTCTGACGTCGGCGGCGATCTCGCTGGCCTTCACCCTCTTCCTCACCCCGGTGTTCCTCCGGTGGTTCCGGAAGTGGGGCTGGGGTCAGGTCATCCGCACGCCCGAGAACGTGCACAACCCCTCGCACGGGGCCAAGCGCGGCACGCCTACCATGGGCGGCACGATCTTCATCCTCGGCACGATGATCGGCTACTTCATCGGCTCGTACGCGGGCAACAACCCGCCCACGATCTCGGGCCTGCTCGTGCTGTGGCTCATGCTCGGTTTCGGCGTGGTCGGCTTCATCGACGACTACATGAAGATCCGCCAGCAGCGCAGTCTCGGCCTCTCGGGCTGGCGCAAGATCGCCGGCCAGGTCATCGTCGTCGTCCCCTTCGCGATCGTGGCGCTGAACGCCCGGAACGCCTTCGGCCAGGCCCCCGCGTCCGAGTACATCTCGGTCTTCCGTGATATCCAGGTGCTGTCGCTGTTCGCCCTCGGCCCGATCCTCGGGTGGCTGCTCTACCTCGCGTGGATCTCGCTCATCGGCACGGCGGCGTCGAACTCGGTCAACGTGGCCGACGGCCTGGACGGGTTGGCCGCGGGATCGGGCATCTTCGTCGTCGGCGCGTACAGCCTGATGGCCTTCTGGCAGAACAAGCAGATGTGCGCCGACGTGCTCGACGCGTCGGTGCAGGCCGGATGCTATGCCGTCCGCGACCCGTTCGACCTCGCCATCGTCTCGGCATCGTTCGTGGGCGCCCTGGTCGGATTCCTCTGGTGGAACGCCCCCAAGGCCAAGGTCTTCATGGGGGACTGCGGGTCGATGGCCATCGGCGGCGTCATCGCCGCGATGGCGATCTTCACCCGCACCGAACTGCTGCTCGTGCTCATCGCCGGCGTCTACGTCATCGCGTCGGGGTCGGTCATCCTTCAGCGCGCGTACTTCAAGATCACCCGCGGCAAGCGCCTGTTCCTCATGAGTCCGCTGCACCACCACCTCGAGATGAGGGGGTGGCCCGAGGTCACCATCGTGGTGCGCATGTGGATCATCGCGGGGCTCCTCGCCGTCTCCGGCATCGGTTTCTTCTACGTCGAATGGCTCGCACGCGTATGA
- the murF gene encoding UDP-N-acetylmuramoyl-tripeptide--D-alanyl-D-alanine ligase — protein MISTSLSHLADVLGGRLVVRGTDTPDTTVSGDVDTDSRLIEPGGIFVAKPGEATDGHLFVAAAVERGAALAIVERELDDAVSQIVVADAVAALSDLARDVVGRVRAGGDLRIVGITGSNGKTTTKNLLARILSDEGDTVSPRASFNNEVGAPLTMLRVTDDTRYLVSEFGASGPGAIAHLAGLVTPDIGVVLMVGMAHAGGFGGIESTFHAKSELVRATRPGGLAVLNADDPRVAAMEPIARERDLEVRWFGRGERAQVRAVDVEVSASGTRADLLVDGEPHTLTLHVLGEHHVMNALAALTAAIALGVSAADAIARLETVEIAERWRMQPLGSDRVRIINDAYNASPDSMAAALRTLAQITGPDERTVAVLGAMSELGEYADEEHDRVGLLAVRLRIQRIVIVGPEARRMFLEAIAQGSWDGEAVFFADADAAYDYLSTELRDGDRVLVKSSNSAGLRHLGDRLGDLFA, from the coding sequence ATGATCTCCACCAGCCTCTCCCACCTCGCCGACGTGCTCGGCGGGCGCCTCGTCGTCCGCGGCACCGACACCCCCGACACCACCGTCTCGGGCGACGTCGACACCGACTCGCGCCTGATCGAGCCCGGCGGCATCTTCGTCGCCAAGCCCGGCGAGGCCACCGACGGCCACCTGTTCGTCGCCGCCGCGGTCGAGCGCGGGGCGGCGCTGGCGATCGTGGAACGCGAGCTCGACGACGCGGTGAGCCAGATCGTCGTCGCCGACGCCGTGGCCGCGCTCAGCGACCTCGCCCGCGACGTCGTGGGTCGCGTGCGCGCCGGGGGAGACCTGCGGATCGTCGGCATCACCGGCTCCAACGGCAAGACGACGACCAAGAACCTGCTGGCCCGCATCCTCTCCGACGAGGGCGACACCGTCTCGCCCCGCGCCTCGTTCAACAACGAGGTCGGCGCTCCTCTCACGATGCTCCGCGTCACCGACGACACCCGCTACCTCGTGAGCGAGTTCGGCGCGAGCGGCCCCGGGGCCATCGCCCACCTCGCCGGCCTCGTCACCCCCGACATCGGCGTCGTGCTGATGGTCGGCATGGCGCACGCCGGGGGCTTCGGCGGCATCGAGTCGACCTTCCACGCCAAGAGCGAGCTCGTGCGGGCGACGCGTCCCGGCGGCCTCGCCGTGCTCAACGCCGACGACCCCCGGGTCGCCGCGATGGAGCCGATCGCGCGCGAGCGCGACCTCGAGGTGCGGTGGTTCGGCCGGGGCGAGCGCGCGCAGGTGCGGGCCGTCGACGTCGAGGTCTCGGCATCCGGCACCCGCGCCGATCTGCTGGTCGACGGCGAGCCCCACACCCTCACCCTGCACGTGCTCGGCGAGCACCACGTCATGAACGCCCTCGCGGCCCTCACGGCGGCCATCGCCCTGGGCGTGTCGGCGGCCGACGCGATCGCGCGACTCGAGACCGTCGAGATCGCCGAGCGGTGGCGCATGCAGCCGCTCGGCTCCGACCGGGTGCGCATCATCAACGACGCATACAACGCCAGCCCCGATTCCATGGCCGCAGCTCTTCGCACCCTCGCGCAGATCACCGGGCCCGACGAGCGCACGGTCGCGGTCCTCGGCGCGATGAGCGAGCTCGGCGAGTACGCCGACGAGGAGCACGATCGCGTGGGCCTGCTCGCGGTGCGCCTGCGCATCCAGCGCATCGTCATCGTGGGGCCCGAGGCGCGGCGCATGTTCCTCGAGGCCATCGCCCAGGGGTCCTGGGACGGCGAGGCGGTCTTCTTCGCCGACGCCGACGCCGCCTACGACTACCTCTCGACCGAACTGCGCGACGGTGACCGCGTGCTGGTGAAGTCGTCGAACTCGGCGGGGCTCCGGCATCTCGGCGACCGTCTGGGAGACTTGTTCGCGTGA
- the murD gene encoding UDP-N-acetylmuramoyl-L-alanine--D-glutamate ligase — MTSLASLTSWHADWKGLRVVVLGLSVTGFSAADTLSELGADVLVVTERADAEYSRLLPVLGVRLHEGPLDTVPHELTAFAPDVVVASPGFAPHHPVIRWTQEQGIALWGDVELAWRVRDKVVRPDGRPADWVLITGTNGKTTTTRLTAEMLVAAGLRAAPVGNIGTPVLDAVRDPNGFDVLVVELSSHQLWYLNLQTGDDALSPHAAVCLNLADDHLEWHGGADAYRDAKAGVYARTRVACVYNKADDATREMVEDAEVVEGARAVGFDLGVPGPSDVGVVNGILVDRAFLEERATSALELTTVADLAARGLAAPHVVSNILAASALARSLGATPAQIHDALERFRLDPHRIQVVGAHAGVTWVDDSKATNPHAAASSLAAYPGSVWIVGGLLKGVDLGELVRARGGAVRAAIVIGTVRDDIVAAFARHAPAVPLFEVDHAETEDVMAQVVELAAAVARDGDTVLLAPAAASFDQFSSYSDRGERFADAVRTWISRHDDGASRSQD; from the coding sequence ATGACCTCTCTCGCCTCCCTCACCAGCTGGCACGCCGACTGGAAGGGTCTGCGCGTCGTCGTCCTCGGCCTGTCGGTCACCGGGTTCTCGGCCGCCGACACGCTCAGCGAGCTCGGCGCCGACGTGCTCGTGGTGACCGAGCGGGCGGATGCCGAGTACTCGCGGTTGCTGCCCGTGCTCGGCGTGCGGCTGCACGAGGGCCCGCTCGACACCGTCCCGCACGAGCTCACCGCGTTCGCGCCCGACGTGGTCGTGGCCTCGCCCGGATTCGCGCCCCACCACCCCGTCATCCGGTGGACGCAGGAGCAGGGCATCGCGCTCTGGGGCGACGTCGAGCTCGCGTGGCGCGTGCGCGACAAGGTGGTGCGTCCCGACGGCCGCCCCGCCGACTGGGTGCTCATCACCGGCACCAACGGCAAGACCACCACGACCCGGCTCACCGCCGAGATGCTCGTGGCGGCGGGCCTGCGTGCCGCTCCCGTGGGCAACATCGGCACCCCGGTGCTCGATGCCGTGCGCGATCCGAACGGGTTCGACGTGCTCGTCGTCGAGTTGTCGAGCCACCAGCTCTGGTACCTCAACCTGCAGACCGGCGACGACGCGCTGTCGCCGCACGCGGCGGTGTGCCTCAACCTCGCCGACGACCACCTCGAGTGGCACGGCGGGGCCGACGCCTACCGCGACGCCAAGGCCGGTGTCTACGCCCGCACGCGTGTGGCGTGCGTCTACAACAAGGCCGACGACGCCACCCGCGAGATGGTCGAAGACGCCGAGGTCGTCGAGGGCGCCCGCGCCGTCGGCTTCGACCTGGGCGTTCCGGGGCCGAGCGACGTCGGTGTGGTCAACGGCATCCTGGTCGATCGCGCCTTCCTCGAGGAGCGCGCCACCTCGGCCCTCGAACTGACGACCGTCGCCGACCTGGCCGCCCGCGGCCTCGCCGCCCCCCACGTCGTCTCCAACATCCTCGCCGCGAGCGCCCTCGCGCGCTCGCTCGGCGCGACGCCGGCGCAGATCCACGACGCGCTCGAGCGGTTCCGTCTCGATCCGCACCGCATCCAGGTCGTCGGCGCCCACGCGGGCGTCACCTGGGTCGACGACTCGAAGGCGACCAACCCGCACGCGGCGGCTTCGTCGCTCGCCGCGTACCCGGGCTCGGTCTGGATCGTCGGGGGTCTGCTGAAGGGCGTCGACCTCGGCGAACTCGTCCGCGCCCGCGGTGGTGCGGTGCGCGCCGCGATCGTGATCGGCACGGTGCGGGACGATATCGTCGCGGCGTTCGCGCGACACGCCCCCGCGGTGCCGCTGTTCGAGGTCGACCACGCCGAGACTGAAGACGTCATGGCGCAGGTCGTGGAACTGGCGGCGGCCGTCGCCCGGGACGGAGACACGGTTCTCCTCGCCCCGGCAGCGGCGTCGTTCGATCAGTTCTCGTCCTACTCCGACCGCGGCGAACGCTTCGCCGACGCGGTGCGGACGTGGATCTCGCGGCACGACGACGGAGCATCTCGATCGCAGGACTGA